The Streptomyces avermitilis MA-4680 = NBRC 14893 genome contains a region encoding:
- a CDS encoding FadR/GntR family transcriptional regulator has product MTISPVSRVPLSLDVAQRLRAAILDGTFPADTELPTETELAQSFGVGRSTVREALRVLQAHGLISGADTVSTARPRVTHERTAGAAGLALSTALQVGAIPLADLVALRTLLEAEAIRQTTAVPDAARSCLVTMAAAVENADIQTFHAADVDFHGQLAYAGGNQALGFVIGVLRDCIAGYLLDALAAVADRGTVLARLLAEHQAIVDALDAGETDRAAELVVAHVRGFYEPQTP; this is encoded by the coding sequence ATGACGATTTCGCCGGTATCGCGCGTGCCCTTGAGTCTCGACGTGGCTCAGCGCCTGCGGGCGGCCATCCTCGACGGCACATTTCCCGCCGACACCGAGCTGCCCACGGAAACCGAACTCGCCCAGTCCTTCGGTGTCGGGCGGTCCACCGTCCGCGAGGCGCTGCGGGTGTTGCAGGCGCACGGTCTGATCAGCGGCGCGGACACCGTTTCCACCGCGCGTCCGCGCGTCACCCACGAGCGCACGGCGGGCGCGGCGGGCCTGGCGCTGAGCACCGCTCTGCAGGTCGGCGCGATCCCGCTGGCCGACCTGGTGGCGCTGCGCACGCTGCTGGAGGCGGAGGCGATACGGCAGACCACGGCCGTGCCGGATGCGGCTCGGTCCTGCCTGGTGACCATGGCGGCAGCGGTGGAGAACGCCGACATCCAGACCTTCCACGCCGCTGACGTGGACTTCCATGGGCAACTGGCCTACGCCGGCGGTAATCAGGCGCTGGGGTTCGTCATCGGCGTGCTGCGCGACTGCATCGCCGGCTACCTGCTCGACGCGCTCGCCGCGGTGGCCGATCGGGGCACGGTGCTCGCGCGTCTGCTCGCCGAACACCAGGCGATCGTCGACGCGCTGGACGCGGGCGAGACCGACCGCGCCGCCGAGTTGGTCGTGGCTCACGTCCGCGGCTTCTACGAGCCGCAGACGCCATGA
- a CDS encoding cysteine hydrolase — protein MTEKLELDPARTAIVLIEYQNEFTSDGGVLHGAVADVMQHTGMLANTVAVVDAARQAGVPIMHAPITFAEGYGELTRHPYGILKGVVDGKAFVKGTWGAAIVDELAPVNGDIVIEGKRGLDTFASTNLDFILRSKGVDTIVLGGFLTNCCVESTMRTGYERGFRVITLTDCVAATSQEEHNNAISYDFPMFSVPMTSADVIAAL, from the coding sequence ATGACCGAGAAGCTCGAGCTCGACCCGGCCAGGACCGCGATCGTGCTCATCGAGTACCAGAACGAGTTCACCAGCGACGGCGGCGTGCTGCACGGGGCGGTCGCCGACGTCATGCAGCACACCGGGATGCTTGCCAACACCGTCGCCGTGGTCGACGCCGCCCGGCAGGCCGGAGTACCGATCATGCACGCGCCGATCACGTTCGCGGAGGGCTACGGCGAGCTGACCCGACACCCGTACGGCATCCTCAAAGGCGTCGTGGACGGGAAGGCGTTCGTGAAGGGCACGTGGGGCGCGGCCATCGTCGACGAGCTGGCTCCGGTGAACGGGGACATCGTCATCGAGGGAAAGCGCGGGCTCGACACCTTCGCCAGCACCAACCTCGATTTCATCCTGCGCAGCAAGGGCGTCGACACGATCGTCCTCGGCGGCTTCCTCACCAACTGCTGCGTGGAGTCGACCATGCGCACCGGTTACGAGCGCGGCTTCCGGGTGATCACCCTGACCGACTGCGTCGCCGCCACCTCGCAGGAGGAGCACAACAACGCGATCTCCTACGACTTCCCGATGTTCTCGGTGCCGATGACCTCTGCCGACGTCATCGCCGCCCTGTAG
- a CDS encoding flavin-containing monooxygenase encodes MSVSEAPTATEHIDVLIVGAGISGIGAAHYLQSEHPQRGYAILETRGALGGTWDLFRYPGIRSDSDLHTFGYAFKPWEEEAIARGDKILAYLHEAAAEDGIDKKVRFHHTVRGAAWSSTEARWTVQVERTDTGERLSLSCKWLFCAGGYYRYDQGYTPHFEGIERFEGLIVHPQHWPEDLDYRGKRVVVIGSGATAVTLVPAMAGTAAHVTMLQRTPTYILPVPATDKIAQLLRKVLGRRRGYAWTRRKNIAQQAAIWRFCQRFPRSARRLIRWVNTRRLPKGYPVEEHFDPPYDPWDQRMCVVPDGDLFEALSNSSASIVTDRIDTFTERGISLSSGRRLEADIIVTATGLNVQALGGIQLTVDGTKVHLPDKVAFKGMMLSGVPNFSFSVGYTNSSWTLKVGLLCEHFCRLLDYMDAHGHTICCPELSDPDMPTRPLLDFEAGYIKRGIDHLPRQGTEEPWLMSMNYQADVKLLREDSVEDENLCFSSPTATPRPARGLQATAHLEP; translated from the coding sequence ATGTCCGTCTCTGAGGCACCGACAGCTACCGAGCACATCGATGTGCTGATCGTCGGTGCCGGCATCTCCGGCATCGGGGCGGCCCACTACCTGCAAAGCGAGCACCCGCAGCGCGGCTACGCGATTCTGGAGACGCGTGGCGCGCTGGGCGGCACCTGGGACCTGTTCCGCTACCCGGGCATCCGCTCGGACTCCGACCTGCACACCTTCGGCTACGCCTTCAAGCCCTGGGAAGAGGAGGCCATCGCCCGCGGCGACAAGATCCTCGCCTACCTGCACGAGGCCGCCGCGGAGGACGGCATCGACAAGAAGGTGCGCTTCCACCACACGGTGCGCGGCGCCGCCTGGTCGAGTACCGAGGCTCGCTGGACGGTCCAGGTCGAGCGCACCGACACCGGCGAGCGGCTGAGCCTGTCGTGCAAATGGCTGTTCTGCGCCGGCGGCTACTACCGCTACGACCAGGGGTACACCCCGCACTTCGAGGGCATCGAGCGGTTCGAGGGCCTGATCGTGCATCCGCAGCACTGGCCCGAGGACCTCGACTACCGCGGCAAGCGGGTCGTGGTGATCGGCAGCGGCGCCACGGCGGTCACCCTCGTGCCGGCCATGGCGGGCACGGCCGCCCATGTGACGATGCTTCAGCGCACCCCCACCTACATCTTGCCCGTCCCCGCCACGGACAAGATCGCCCAGCTCCTGCGCAAGGTCCTGGGCCGACGCCGCGGGTATGCGTGGACACGGCGCAAGAACATCGCCCAGCAAGCCGCGATCTGGCGGTTCTGCCAGCGCTTCCCGCGCAGCGCCCGGCGGCTGATCCGCTGGGTCAACACCCGTCGGCTGCCCAAGGGCTATCCGGTCGAGGAGCACTTCGACCCGCCCTACGATCCGTGGGACCAGCGTATGTGCGTGGTGCCGGACGGCGACCTCTTCGAGGCGCTGAGCAACAGCAGCGCCTCGATCGTCACCGACCGGATCGACACCTTCACCGAACGCGGCATCAGCCTGTCCTCCGGGCGCAGGCTGGAAGCCGACATCATCGTGACCGCGACCGGGCTGAACGTGCAGGCACTCGGCGGTATCCAGCTCACCGTGGACGGGACGAAGGTGCACCTGCCGGACAAGGTCGCGTTCAAGGGCATGATGCTGTCCGGGGTGCCCAACTTCTCGTTCTCCGTCGGCTACACCAACTCCTCCTGGACACTGAAGGTCGGCCTGCTGTGCGAGCACTTCTGCCGCCTGCTCGACTACATGGACGCCCACGGCCACACCATCTGCTGCCCGGAGCTGAGCGACCCCGACATGCCCACCCGCCCGCTGCTCGACTTCGAAGCCGGCTACATCAAGCGGGGCATCGACCACCTGCCGCGCCAAGGCACCGAGGAACCGTGGCTGATGTCGATGAACTACCAGGCCGACGTCAAACTCCTGCGGGAAGACTCCGTGGAGGACGAGAACCTCTGCTTCTCCTCCCCCACCGCCACCCCCCGCCCGGCGCGCGGCCTCCAGGCGACGGCACACCTGGAACCATGA
- a CDS encoding FAD-binding oxidoreductase gives MTEVVADVATALAAALPGRVVTDRDAMEAYRRDQCLLAPAGRPAAVVRARSTDDVITTLRTAGDHHAPVVTRGAGTGLAGAANAIDGCVVLSLAAMDRILALDVPGRTATVEPGVLTGDLDARARQHGLWYPPDPGSKAISTIGGNLATNAGGMCCAKYGVTADHVASLTAVLADGRVIRTGPPTRKNVAGLDLTRLLVGSEGTLAVIVDATVRLRPFPVATATVVATFPTPRQAVDTVLRIAAVADPAVVELMDRTCMGAVNRLTRMGLDESAGALLLVQCDGPSAGQEAATCARLAEAGGATEALHTADPAEGEMFMQARRMVYPALERLGTTLLDDVGVAVQDLPRLLAAIERTAAEHDVLVGTFGHAADGNLHPTVVYDAADRDAADRAGAAFDDIVAAALALGGTITGEHGVGSLKTRYLDAQLGPTELELMTGIKAVFDPADLLNPGRAY, from the coding sequence ATGACCGAGGTGGTCGCGGACGTCGCCACCGCCCTCGCCGCCGCGCTGCCGGGCCGGGTGGTCACCGACCGGGACGCGATGGAGGCCTACCGCCGTGACCAGTGCCTGCTGGCTCCCGCGGGGCGCCCGGCGGCGGTGGTGCGCGCTCGCTCGACCGATGACGTGATCACCACGCTGCGCACAGCCGGCGACCATCACGCCCCAGTGGTGACCCGGGGGGCCGGCACCGGGTTGGCCGGCGCGGCCAATGCGATCGACGGCTGCGTCGTCCTCTCGCTCGCCGCGATGGACCGGATCCTCGCCCTGGACGTGCCTGGCCGCACGGCAACGGTCGAGCCGGGCGTACTGACCGGCGATCTCGACGCCCGAGCCCGCCAGCACGGCCTGTGGTATCCGCCGGACCCGGGAAGCAAGGCGATCTCCACCATCGGCGGCAACCTGGCGACCAACGCGGGCGGCATGTGCTGCGCCAAGTACGGGGTCACCGCCGACCATGTCGCCTCGCTGACGGCCGTACTCGCCGATGGCCGCGTGATCCGTACCGGTCCGCCGACCCGCAAGAACGTCGCCGGGCTCGACCTCACCCGGCTCCTCGTCGGCTCCGAAGGCACCCTGGCGGTGATCGTGGACGCCACCGTGCGACTGCGACCGTTCCCGGTGGCCACCGCGACGGTGGTGGCCACGTTCCCGACACCTCGACAGGCGGTCGACACCGTGCTGCGGATCGCGGCGGTCGCCGACCCAGCGGTGGTGGAGCTCATGGACCGCACCTGCATGGGCGCCGTCAATCGCCTGACACGCATGGGGTTGGACGAGTCGGCCGGGGCGCTCCTGCTCGTCCAGTGCGACGGGCCGTCCGCCGGTCAGGAGGCCGCCACCTGCGCCAGGCTGGCCGAAGCCGGTGGCGCCACCGAAGCGCTGCACACCGCCGACCCGGCGGAAGGCGAGATGTTCATGCAGGCCAGACGAATGGTGTACCCCGCGTTGGAGAGGCTGGGCACCACACTGCTCGACGATGTCGGCGTCGCGGTTCAGGACCTCCCCCGATTGCTTGCCGCGATCGAGCGAACCGCCGCCGAGCACGATGTGCTGGTCGGCACCTTCGGCCACGCCGCCGACGGCAACCTGCATCCGACCGTCGTCTACGACGCCGCCGACCGTGACGCGGCAGACCGCGCCGGTGCCGCTTTCGACGACATCGTGGCCGCCGCGCTCGCTCTCGGCGGCACGATCACCGGCGAGCACGGCGTGGGCTCACTCAAGACACGCTACCTCGACGCACAACTCGGTCCCACCGAGCTGGAGTTGATGACCGGCATCAAGGCCGTCTTCGACCCCGCGGACCTCCTCAACCCGGGACGCGCGTATTAG
- a CDS encoding PucR family transcriptional regulator, with amino-acid sequence MPSDRIRELIGRGAAVAARAPEEWLREIEDATLSAEYLQALADDPDLTAQIRRTSRANVLHWATWNVRSPGAPVPANVGPEALATARELVRRGLNDSALQSYRSGQNAAWLRWMSIAFELTSDPAELRELLDVSTRSISAFVDATIAAVSAQIQAERDELTRGTNAERREAVTLLLNGAPIHPDRASARLGYRVEQTHTAAIVWSDAAESDLGDLERAADALAKAAGVSRFLSVTAGAAMLWVWLPSAALPATNRLERHLDSHPTARAALGSTGHGVEGFRRSHLDAMTTQRMMARLHTVRSVARFETVEIVALVTREPQQADQFVRRTLGGLATGAPELREAVAAYIHEECNATRAAARLFTHRNTLLRRLERAQRLLPHPLAGNTVRIAVALDVLHWRGDG; translated from the coding sequence ATGCCATCGGACCGGATACGTGAGCTGATCGGGCGGGGCGCCGCGGTGGCCGCGCGTGCTCCGGAGGAGTGGCTGCGCGAGATCGAGGACGCCACTTTGTCGGCGGAGTACCTGCAAGCCCTGGCCGATGACCCGGATCTCACCGCTCAGATCCGCCGCACCAGCCGCGCCAACGTCCTGCACTGGGCGACGTGGAACGTGCGCAGCCCAGGTGCTCCGGTGCCGGCGAACGTCGGCCCGGAAGCCTTGGCCACCGCCCGGGAGCTGGTCCGCCGCGGGCTGAACGACTCGGCCTTGCAGTCCTACCGCAGCGGTCAGAACGCGGCCTGGCTGCGCTGGATGTCGATCGCTTTCGAGCTGACGTCCGACCCCGCAGAGCTGCGGGAGCTGCTGGATGTCTCCACCCGGTCGATCTCGGCGTTCGTCGACGCCACCATCGCCGCGGTCTCCGCACAGATCCAGGCGGAGCGCGACGAGCTGACCCGCGGTACGAATGCCGAGCGCCGAGAGGCGGTGACCTTGCTGCTCAACGGGGCGCCGATCCACCCGGACAGGGCCTCGGCCCGGCTCGGCTACCGGGTGGAGCAGACCCATACCGCGGCCATCGTATGGAGTGACGCCGCGGAGTCGGACCTGGGCGATCTGGAGCGCGCGGCCGACGCCCTGGCCAAAGCCGCCGGCGTGTCCCGCTTCCTCAGTGTGACGGCCGGTGCCGCGATGCTGTGGGTGTGGCTGCCTTCTGCCGCGCTGCCGGCGACGAACCGGCTGGAGCGACACCTGGACAGCCATCCCACTGCCCGGGCAGCCCTCGGCAGTACCGGGCACGGCGTGGAAGGCTTTCGCCGCAGTCACCTCGACGCGATGACCACGCAGCGCATGATGGCGCGCCTGCACACCGTCCGCTCCGTGGCCCGTTTCGAAACGGTCGAGATCGTTGCTCTGGTGACGCGGGAACCGCAGCAGGCCGACCAGTTCGTACGGCGTACCCTGGGCGGACTCGCCACGGGTGCGCCGGAGCTGCGTGAGGCGGTGGCCGCCTACATCCACGAGGAATGCAACGCCACCCGGGCGGCAGCCCGCCTCTTCACCCACCGAAACACCCTGCTCCGCCGACTCGAGCGAGCCCAGCGCCTCCTGCCCCACCCGCTGGCGGGGAACACGGTGCGCATCGCGGTCGCCCTCGACGTCCTGCACTGGCGCGGCGACGGATGA
- a CDS encoding peptidoglycan-binding domain-containing protein, producing the protein MAGISGLGAASGLILASWLLTYHNAEPATSSSPPGHVETPLPASPAPKDPSPPAPGQTNRPQPSTPDPPLPEIPGTGLLRQGDSGHGVYELQVRLLQISHVYDGGAIDGRYDAEVRAAVTLFQKRYGIRGDESGVYGDNTRHALMLRTK; encoded by the coding sequence GTGGCCGGCATCTCCGGGCTGGGCGCGGCGAGCGGACTGATCCTCGCCTCTTGGCTGCTGACCTACCACAACGCCGAGCCCGCGACCTCCTCTTCGCCTCCCGGGCACGTGGAAACCCCACTGCCGGCGAGTCCCGCGCCGAAGGACCCCTCTCCCCCGGCTCCGGGGCAGACGAACCGCCCGCAGCCCAGCACCCCGGACCCGCCGCTCCCCGAAATCCCGGGCACGGGCCTCCTGCGCCAAGGCGACAGCGGCCATGGGGTCTACGAATTGCAGGTACGTCTCCTGCAGATATCGCACGTCTACGACGGCGGCGCGATCGACGGACGTTACGACGCGGAGGTCCGAGCGGCCGTGACCCTGTTTCAGAAGCGGTACGGGATCCGAGGCGATGAGAGCGGGGTGTACGGCGACAACACACGTCATGCCCTCATGCTGCGGACCAAATGA